CGCGTTTACGAGGGGATGAGAAACATCGCGAGAGTTGGGTTTAATCCAATAAGCGAGTCGGATTTTGTGCTATCGCGAGAGTTGTTCGAGTTCGCGTTTAAGGGGGGTAAGAAACATCGCGAGAGGTCTTTTCTTTTGCTTAGATAACTACAACAAAAGGTTAAACTGtgatgttatttattataaattatttttttaagcgtTTGTTATCGCGAGAGTTGTTCGAGTTTGCGTTTACGAGGGGATGAGAAACATCGCGAGAGTTGGGTTTAATCCAATACGGGCGTTGCGTTTTGGCTATCGCGAGAGTTGTTCGAGTTCGCGTTTACGGGGGGATGAAACATCGCGAGAGGTCTTTTCTTTGTTGATGcactttaaaagctttatttaaacGCGTCACTCCGGGCTTAGATAACTACACAGAGGTTAAACtgtgatattatttattataaatgctttttttaagcGTTTGTTATCGCGAGGGGATGACAAACATCGCGAGAGTTGGGTTTAATCCAATAAGCGAGTCGGATTTTGTGCTATCGCGAGAGTTGTTCGAGTTCACGTTTGCGGGGATAACAAACATCGCGAGAGTTTCGTGAGAACGTGTGCTTGCAAATTATCAACATTACTTTTCACTTTCTTGGTCTTTTCTTTGTCGCTGCACTTTAAAAACTTATTCAAACTCGTCTCTCCGAGCTTAAAAGACTACAGCAGAGGTTAAACTATCatcttatttattataaatgcctttttctgtgtgttttttgaggtGACATCACAATGCTGGAGCTACTTCCGGGTCTGTGATGTTCAGACTGGCTGGTCTCTGCAGAGCAGCACGCAGGACGGTCTGCAGCGCCGCCGACGACATGGCCAAGGGCAAGTTCTTCTACGCTGTGCAGAAGGGATTCAAACCAGGAGTGTACACCTCATGGTGAGGCTGACTGCCAGGACGTGTGTTTGCAAGAAAACCCAAAGCTTAAACACCATGCATTAAGGGAGAGCAGTGTGCAGGACGAAACACGACACAAGTATAGTTAAATGCATGaataattgtgtaaataaatacaggaataaataagtgaataaatgtctgaatactgaaataaataagtaagagaataattaaatgttgaaataaatacagtaataaataaatgcttaaataaataagtgagaGAATAATtcaatgctgaaataaatacagtaataaataaatgcttaaataaaagtataaataaataagtaaaataaatgctgaaataaatactgaaataaataaataaatgtttgaatacagaaataaataagtaagagaataattaaatgaaatgaaataaatacagtaataaataaatgcttaaataaaagtataaataaataagtaaatgctgaaataaatactgaaataaataagtaagagaataattaaatgttgaaataaatacagtaataaataaatgcttaaataaatataaataaaaataaataaataagtaaatgctgaaataaataaaagtataaataaatgctgaaataaatactgaaataaaaataaattaagtgaaataaatagagtaataattaaatgcttaaataaatactgaaataaataagtaagagaataattaaatgttgtaataaataaatactgaaataaataaataaaagtataaataaatgctgaaataaataagtaagagaataattaaatgctgaaataaatacagtaataaataaatactgaaataaataaaagtataaataaataagtaaatgctgaaataaatatagaaatgaatacattaatctatagatacataaataaaagttaataatcaaacaggacatgaataaatacatatcctacatttctttctacatttcttttcacttacatttattcatttctgtatttatacatttatctaagagtttatttatttattcctgtatttatttatacaattatttatgcatttatttatacttatgtcatttttcgtcctccatagAGGCGGTCACGCCAATGCCTGTTCAGATATCGGGTGTTTTAAGCTCTCCTGGATCTTCCTATAAAACATACACCCGCTAAAAGTGCAGGAAAGATTTGCAGGAGTCCTGTTCAAATATCTTGAATTTCTGATCATtggttttaactttttttctccgCTATCATTTAGGGATGAATGTAAGAGCCAGGTGGACAAATTTCCAGCCGCCTCTTTCAAGAAGTTTGCATCAGAGAAAGACGCCTGGGCGTTCTTCAGAGGGGTGGAACCCTCTCCACCAGAGGTGAAGAAAGGTAAACTGGTCCAGACAAATATGAAACTTTTCTCCtgcaaaccccccccaaaaaatatcttattctAGAGTATGTAAATGTTTGGATCCCAGCATCAAGTAAATCCATCAACAGTCATGTATTTAGCTTTATTGTCTTAAGGTTGCAAAGAAGATTTCCCACCATCTGACGAGTTTGTTCTTTCAACAATCTTCCTGTAGCAAATTTTATGAGCAGATTTGTCACAGAAATGTCCAAGTTCTGGGAGTTAAAACTGCTTAAATGTCACTTTACAAACCATTTCAACAGTCTGTGTTTTTGGCTTTCAGTCTCTCAGTGTGTGGAGTCGGCCGTCGCTCTGCTTCCTAAAAGAGGCCCGGAGCCTCTGGAGTACATCCCCATCGGTAAGAAGAGGTGTCACTCGGACAAGGATGCGGAGTCCTCTCCAAAACGAGTCAAACAGTCGGAGAGCTCGTCTTCAGAAAGCGCAGACGGATACACATACATGGGTAAGGAGGTCGGCGGAAATGACAATAATGTGGATTTTACTGAGCTTTCACTCAACTTTTGTCCAGCATTTTTTGGATGAAAAACTTTTGTAGATAAAATGATAACAGATTATTTTCGCTGCTAGTTAACACACACTGTGCTGTGTAAGAGTTTAAATGGAGGAAATAGttattaaatgaaacataaactCACTCCAGTGTCGCTCTCTCTGCCCAGGCGACGCCGTGGTCGTTTACACCGACGGTTGCTGCTCACGCAATGGACAGAAGGGAGCCCGAGCCGGCATCGGAGTGTACTGGGGCAACAACCACCCActgtgagaaaacacacacacattgtagaAGTCTCCTTTAACTGTATTATAGCATTTTAAATCTGTTAATTTGTCACATTTATCGCTGCTTTCCTGCAGAAATGCTGCCGAACCGCTGGAGGGAAGACAAACCAACCAGCGTGCAGAAGTACAGGTAAAGCGTGTACAGAACTTTTGGAAACATTTGGTTGTCACGCACCAACATATACAGATACAACGATGTGTTAATGGTTGTAACAaactgtttatgtttgtgtgaacCAGGCAGCCTGCAAAGCGCTGGAACAAGCCAAAGAGAACAACATCAAGAAGTTGGTCCTCTACACCGACAGCAAGTTCACGATCAACGGTGAGTCACGAGAAGGAAATCAGGTTATCAGTGAGGTAACTTCAGGGTTAACTCTGGGATCACTTCTAACCAGGTAGATCGCCATGGTAACCTGAGGAATACACCTAATCTCCCCCAGTGCAGGTTATGTTTGAGATAAAAGATCAACTCGTATAAAAGCACTGCCTACTGACCAATCAAAGCTCGATTCATGGATTCGTAAGATAATATTACATGATGATGTAAAAGTCATGATCCAGACTAAAAGCAAGATGTCCTTCTTGCATTTTGCAGTTTAAACTTTGTTACTTTCAGTCTTAATTATGTGTTTAACCTCTGAAATCTCTCtgattattatttgtaaaaatatgtaatttgtgAAATATGTTTGTGATTGGTCACATGCTGTAAACTCCGCCCCTTTATGTGAACGGACTCATAGCCAGATTGAGAAACCTCAGGTTGATCTAACGAGTTGATAACCAGTTTCTTGGGAGCGCTTAGTGGGATTGTGgctgttagggttagttaaagcAGCAAACCTAAAGATACCCTGGGTATGTTGAACTCACCACCTTGGAGAGTTGAATCCGCGGTTTGTTTGCTCCAGGTGTGACCAGCTGGGTGAAGACCTGGAAGCTGAACGGCTGGCGGCTGAAATCCGGAGGTCCGATCACCAACAAGGACGACTTTGTGAAGCTGGACCGACTGAACGCAGAGCTGGAGGTGGTCTGGGTAAATATCAGCCAGTCCAGCGCTTTTCTTGGGTTTAATTCCTTTTTATTCCAGACTCACTAGGGAGTCGAGAGTTCTGGGTTGTTACCACTTTACCACAAATCACCACTTTAATTACTTTGACTTacaataattaataacaataatttagAAAGTTGATTGCGCCTCAAAGAATAGCAGCAAGGTAAACTACCTGCTTCATAGCTTTGTGTTACTCTGAATTCATTGAGTGAATAATTATGTATATTTTCTCAGCCTGAAAACTCACAATATTACAGATGTTTATATACTGtcagaaaataattcaaaactGAGCCTGCAGCTTATTATCTTAGCTTATTCAGGTGTTTCCTGATTCTCATATTTTCAGCACGACCTGAAGACGGCCAAACATCAGGATTTAAATATCAATAACACACCAATAAACAAGTCAGACAAAACTGTTAGATCGATACCTTTTGATTCATGATCACTGGTTCTTTAAgagtaatattttatttctttatgagAAAAGCAACGTTGTCAGACTTGCTGGTTGTTGGCGGTTCATTCTGTGGGAGGAAAAGCTCAGCGGTCTCACACAATGAGGCCACAAGGGGTCGCTAGAGGCACATTACGGAGTTATGCTTACGCGCTTACGTTTCCTGAGATCAGGAAACTTTTGCAGCACAAACAATTTTATAATGTCAAAATTCCTCACTAACATGCATATTCTTTGGATTGTTTgcataataaaatgtttgtgtgtgtgtatacgatGGAGGAAAAACTAATACAGCATTCTTTTCACAGACAACCAGTTAgttatactgtacatatataaatattgcaatgcTTTTATCAGTAGGGCATAGGATCATTCACCATAATGTTACTTCCTTTAGCGATAGATATAGTGACTTAACAgacctttatttaaattaaagtctACGAGGTTGCCACTGTAAGTGTTGCCCTTAACACCATTctacagtatttttaaaaagctgtgaccgAGAAGTCAAAAGGCAACATGATCCAACATCTGACTAGTGAAGAGACAGTAAATGACAAATGAACTGGAGTTTTTAACAGCGGGTGATTTGACAGGTGAGATGAATGACTTTCTCCTCGTCTTTCCTCCAGATACACATTCCGGGTCACGCCGGCTTCAGAGGCAACGAGGAGGCCGACAGGCTGTCGAGAGAAGGAGCAGCGAAGTCTCTACAGAAGAAAAGCTCATGAGGTCAAAGAGACGCTCTGCTGCAGGACTATTCACGTGTTATTTCACTGGTTTATCCGCCagtttgctgcttttattcacAGGTTTGATTCTCTGCTCGACGGCTGAACTTGTGACTGAACAGAAACCCGGAGAGAAAGAAGTCTGAGAGgtttttatgttaaatgtagatttttgtttgtgttttctgctttaaataaagtttctgCTTCAGTTGCCTGTGTTTTGTAGCTTGTGAGGAAATCAAAGTCAATCAATGTgaggtttctttatttt
This window of the Anoplopoma fimbria isolate UVic2021 breed Golden Eagle Sablefish chromosome 18, Afim_UVic_2022, whole genome shotgun sequence genome carries:
- the rnaseh1 gene encoding ribonuclease H1, with product MFRLAGLCRAARRTVCSAADDMAKGKFFYAVQKGFKPGVYTSWDECKSQVDKFPAASFKKFASEKDAWAFFRGVEPSPPEVKKVSQCVESAVALLPKRGPEPLEYIPIGKKRCHSDKDAESSPKRVKQSESSSSESADGYTYMGDAVVVYTDGCCSRNGQKGARAGIGVYWGNNHPLNAAEPLEGRQTNQRAEVQAACKALEQAKENNIKKLVLYTDSKFTINGVTSWVKTWKLNGWRLKSGGPITNKDDFVKLDRLNAELEVVWIHIPGHAGFRGNEEADRLSREGAAKSLQKKSS